Proteins from one Cryptomeria japonica chromosome 4, Sugi_1.0, whole genome shotgun sequence genomic window:
- the LOC131079111 gene encoding nuclear transcription factor Y subunit B-1 isoform X1: MYSLQILAIMSGSRSFPGQGSKSSEDGNTEDFLTAIMAGSRSFTNQDCRSCLDGDIKENCVVREQDRYMPVANVIRIMRKVLPPHAKIADDAKDTMQECVSEFINFITSEANERCKQEQRKTITADDLLWSMYKLGFEDYVHTLTIYLQKYRELEGDLRGSSRGENMSKKEVNDLPIFAGYQMGHQEIYGSSEMGYYQDIMKGYDINYYPNEDPFAKYK, translated from the exons ATGTATAGTCTTCAAATTTTAG CCATTATGTCGGGATCAAGAAGCTTTCCAGGCCAGGGCAGCAAAAGCTCTGAGGATGGTAATACAGAGGATTTTCTCACAGCTATTATGGCAGGATCTAGAAGCTTTACAAACCAGGACTGCAGAAGCTGTTTGGATGGAGATATTAAGGAAAATTGTGTTGTGAGAGAACAAGATAGATACATGCCTGTTGCTAACGTTATCAGGATAATGAGAAAAGTATTACCTCCTCACGCAAAGATAGCTGATGATGCAAAGGATACCATGCAAGAATGTGTGTCAGAGTTTATAAATTTCATCACCAGTGAAGCAAATGAACGTTGTAAACAAGAACAGAGGAAAACCATCACTGCAGATGATCTCCTTTGGTCTATGTacaagttgggttttgaagattaTGTGCATACATTAACCATTTACTTACAAAAATACAGAGAACTTGAAGGTGACCTTCGAGGTTCTTCCAGAGGGGAAAACATGTCAAAGAAGGAAGTGAATGATCTACCAATTTTTGCTGGTTATCAAATGGGTCATCAAGAAATTTATGGTTCTTCCGAAATGGGATATTATCAGGACATAATGAAAGGCTATGATATTAACTATTATCCCAATGAGGATCCCTTCGCAAAATACAAGTGA
- the LOC131079111 gene encoding nuclear transcription factor Y subunit B-1 isoform X2, giving the protein MSGSRSFPGQGSKSSEDGNTEDFLTAIMAGSRSFTNQDCRSCLDGDIKENCVVREQDRYMPVANVIRIMRKVLPPHAKIADDAKDTMQECVSEFINFITSEANERCKQEQRKTITADDLLWSMYKLGFEDYVHTLTIYLQKYRELEGDLRGSSRGENMSKKEVNDLPIFAGYQMGHQEIYGSSEMGYYQDIMKGYDINYYPNEDPFAKYK; this is encoded by the coding sequence ATGTCGGGATCAAGAAGCTTTCCAGGCCAGGGCAGCAAAAGCTCTGAGGATGGTAATACAGAGGATTTTCTCACAGCTATTATGGCAGGATCTAGAAGCTTTACAAACCAGGACTGCAGAAGCTGTTTGGATGGAGATATTAAGGAAAATTGTGTTGTGAGAGAACAAGATAGATACATGCCTGTTGCTAACGTTATCAGGATAATGAGAAAAGTATTACCTCCTCACGCAAAGATAGCTGATGATGCAAAGGATACCATGCAAGAATGTGTGTCAGAGTTTATAAATTTCATCACCAGTGAAGCAAATGAACGTTGTAAACAAGAACAGAGGAAAACCATCACTGCAGATGATCTCCTTTGGTCTATGTacaagttgggttttgaagattaTGTGCATACATTAACCATTTACTTACAAAAATACAGAGAACTTGAAGGTGACCTTCGAGGTTCTTCCAGAGGGGAAAACATGTCAAAGAAGGAAGTGAATGATCTACCAATTTTTGCTGGTTATCAAATGGGTCATCAAGAAATTTATGGTTCTTCCGAAATGGGATATTATCAGGACATAATGAAAGGCTATGATATTAACTATTATCCCAATGAGGATCCCTTCGCAAAATACAAGTGA